Proteins found in one Candidatus Saganbacteria bacterium genomic segment:
- a CDS encoding divergent PAP2 family protein: MNIVTSLVSNVPLVTGGIAFLLSQTFKVVYYFIKEKQFNLIHLFEAAGMPSTHSAMSASMTLMIGLTEGFSSSLFAVAVVFTIIVMYDAMGVRFAAGQQAVVLNKIIEDIYSEKVSEKEKMKELIGHTPTEVFAGFVVGILTATIVYFIVY, encoded by the coding sequence ATGAATATTGTAACGTCATTAGTATCAAATGTTCCATTGGTAACGGGTGGGATTGCATTTCTGCTATCGCAAACGTTCAAGGTCGTTTATTATTTTATCAAAGAAAAACAATTTAATCTGATCCATCTTTTTGAAGCGGCTGGAATGCCATCGACGCATTCGGCGATGTCCGCTTCAATGACCTTAATGATAGGGTTGACCGAAGGATTTTCGTCTTCGCTTTTTGCTGTTGCCGTTGTTTTTACGATCATTGTCATGTACGACGCGATGGGGGTACGTTTTGCCGCAGGCCAACAGGCCGTTGTTTTAAATAAAATAATTGAAGATATTTATTCCGAAAAAGTATCCGAAAAAGAAAAGATGAAAGAATTGATAGGCCATACGCCGACCGAAGTATTTGCCGGTTTTGTGGTCGGGATATTGACCGCGACGATCGTGTATTTTATCGTCTATTAG
- a CDS encoding 1-deoxy-D-xylulose-5-phosphate synthase, whose amino-acid sequence MDRLIDEIKLPDALKQLSAKQLEQVSQDVRSLIIDVTSKAGGHVAGSLGAVELAVALHASFESPRDKIIWDVGHQAYAHKILTGRKDNFNTLRQYKGISGFPNIDESPHDIFTVGHASTSISQALGLAHARDLNNENNSVVAVIGDGSLSGGLAFEGMNNAGALKTNMIVILNDNAMSISKNVGALSNYLVAVKTSDIYIDLRDRIEKVVKRLPKGGSLIDATRKLIDRTRHIVMSFKVDVIFEELGFNYFGPIDGHNIPLLLSTFHHAREIKGPVLIHVLTKKGKGYKPAEDDPTRFHGTGPFDILTGKPVNGKTNAPTYTQIFGQTVTKLAEKDPKIAAVTAAMIDGTGLDEFAGKFPKRFFDVGIAEEHAVTFCGALARGGQKPVVAIYSTFLQRAYDEMIHDVCLQKAPVVFAIDRAGIVGDDGATHNGVFDMAFLKTVPNLTMMAPSDENELQHMLFTAFQINGPVSIRYPRGESVGVKLDSELKSIEIGKGEISFISKIQNSKSETNSNHQKTKSKICIIAIGSMVYPSIEAAKLLEKDDIDCTVINARFIKPLDEKLILKTIKLSDKVVTVEEGVLIGGFGSSILDLLSDNKINIPAMRIGIPDKFIEHGKRSIILENLGLTAQGIYKSIFEGIKAL is encoded by the coding sequence ATGGATAGATTAATCGATGAAATTAAATTACCAGACGCCTTAAAACAACTTTCCGCAAAACAGCTGGAGCAAGTTTCACAAGACGTCAGATCTCTCATAATAGATGTTACATCTAAAGCAGGAGGGCATGTAGCCGGAAGTTTGGGAGCAGTTGAGCTCGCGGTAGCTCTCCATGCATCGTTTGAATCGCCGCGCGATAAGATAATTTGGGATGTCGGGCATCAAGCTTATGCCCATAAAATATTAACCGGCCGCAAAGATAATTTTAATACTCTGCGCCAATATAAGGGAATAAGCGGTTTCCCCAATATCGATGAAAGCCCTCATGATATTTTTACGGTTGGCCATGCTTCAACTTCGATATCACAAGCATTAGGTTTAGCTCACGCCCGCGATCTAAATAATGAAAACAATTCTGTCGTAGCTGTAATAGGCGACGGTTCGCTTTCGGGCGGGCTCGCTTTTGAAGGGATGAACAACGCAGGCGCCCTTAAAACAAATATGATCGTGATCTTAAACGACAATGCTATGTCTATCTCAAAAAATGTCGGCGCTTTATCGAATTATTTAGTCGCCGTTAAAACTTCAGATATATATATTGATCTAAGAGACCGCATTGAAAAAGTTGTTAAAAGGCTTCCGAAAGGCGGTTCTTTGATCGATGCTACTAGAAAATTAATTGACCGCACACGGCATATTGTTATGAGCTTCAAAGTTGATGTTATATTTGAGGAGCTTGGTTTTAATTATTTCGGACCGATCGATGGCCATAATATCCCTCTTCTTTTGAGCACTTTTCATCACGCCAGAGAGATCAAAGGCCCTGTTTTAATCCATGTACTTACAAAAAAGGGTAAAGGATATAAGCCGGCGGAAGACGATCCAACACGTTTCCATGGGACGGGGCCGTTTGATATATTGACCGGAAAACCTGTCAATGGAAAAACGAATGCCCCAACTTATACTCAAATATTTGGGCAAACAGTAACAAAACTTGCCGAAAAAGATCCAAAGATCGCAGCTGTCACAGCGGCGATGATCGATGGTACGGGGCTTGACGAGTTTGCCGGAAAATTTCCAAAAAGATTTTTTGACGTGGGAATTGCCGAAGAGCATGCAGTAACATTTTGCGGCGCGCTTGCTCGCGGCGGCCAAAAGCCGGTTGTCGCGATCTATTCAACTTTTTTACAGAGGGCATATGATGAAATGATCCATGACGTTTGCCTGCAAAAAGCGCCTGTTGTGTTTGCGATCGATCGCGCGGGGATCGTCGGCGATGATGGGGCGACGCATAACGGAGTATTTGATATGGCATTTTTAAAAACGGTCCCAAATCTCACAATGATGGCTCCTTCCGACGAAAATGAATTACAGCACATGCTTTTTACCGCTTTCCAAATTAATGGTCCCGTAAGTATAAGATATCCTCGAGGAGAAAGTGTTGGAGTTAAACTAGATTCAGAATTGAAATCTATTGAAATTGGAAAAGGAGAAATTTCATTTATATCCAAAATCCAAAATTCGAAATCCGAAACAAATTCGAATCACCAAAAGACTAAATCCAAAATTTGTATAATTGCAATCGGATCGATGGTGTATCCTTCGATTGAAGCCGCTAAACTTTTGGAAAAAGATGACATTGATTGCACTGTCATCAATGCAAGGTTTATTAAACCTCTCGATGAAAAATTGATCTTAAAAACGATCAAATTATCCGATAAGGTTGTCACTGTCGAAGAGGGCGTTCTAATCGGTGGATTTGGGTCATCGATCTTGGATCTGCTTTCGGATAATAAGATAAATATTCCAGCCATGCGAATAGGCATTCCTGATAAATTCATTGAACATGGGAAGAGAAGTATTATTTTAGAAAATCTAGGGCTTACAGCGCAAGGGATATATAAAAGCATTTTTGAAGGGATCAAGGCATTATGA
- a CDS encoding polyprenyl synthetase family protein produces MKNQINKALLKYLPKDKSSLSKAMRYSTMAGGKRFRPILCLEAAKLFGSDLKKIIPAAAAIEMIHTFTLIHDDLPAMDDSDLRRGKPTCHKVFGEDIAILAGDALNTLAFVVIAQNCDPKKASKVSEELGVALIRVVEGQAIDLESEDKIISYKKLEEMHLLKTSSLIEASLKIGAILAGASKRQISALAKYGRHLGLAFQITDDILDATSKTKSLGKPAGQDVVNNKSTYVSLLGLSEAKIIAKKHYKLAINELKIFGNRSKNLINIADFVLRRTA; encoded by the coding sequence ATGAAAAATCAAATAAATAAAGCACTTCTAAAATATCTTCCAAAAGACAAGTCGTCACTTTCAAAAGCCATGAGGTATTCGACGATGGCGGGAGGGAAGCGCTTTCGCCCGATCTTATGTTTGGAAGCGGCAAAGCTATTTGGATCGGATCTAAAGAAGATAATTCCGGCTGCTGCCGCGATCGAGATGATACATACTTTCACTTTGATACATGATGACCTGCCCGCAATGGATGATTCGGATCTTCGGCGCGGTAAACCTACTTGCCACAAAGTTTTCGGAGAAGATATTGCGATCTTGGCGGGAGACGCTTTGAATACTCTTGCTTTTGTTGTCATCGCTCAAAATTGTGATCCGAAAAAAGCATCAAAAGTAAGCGAAGAATTAGGAGTTGCACTTATAAGAGTGGTCGAAGGCCAGGCTATCGATCTTGAATCTGAAGATAAAATTATAAGTTATAAGAAACTCGAAGAAATGCATCTCTTAAAGACATCATCTCTTATCGAAGCTTCTCTAAAGATCGGAGCTATTCTTGCGGGAGCGTCCAAAAGACAAATTTCCGCATTGGCAAAATATGGGCGACATTTGGGATTGGCTTTCCAAATCACCGATGATATACTTGACGCAACGTCTAAGACCAAATCTTTGGGTAAACCCGCTGGACAGGATGTTGTTAATAATAAGTCGACATATGTGTCTCTGCTAGGGTTAAGCGAGGCTAAAATAATCGCAAAAAAGCATTACAAATTGGCAATAAATGAATTAAAGATATTCGGCAATAGGTCGAAGAATTTGATCAATATCGCTGATTTCGTTTTAAGGAGAACCGCATGA
- a CDS encoding PHP domain-containing protein: MKKLPIIADFHVHTISSGHAYSTLQEYVDQAKKIGLRYIAITDHGPAMPGGPHIYHFNNMKMIPKEIDGIKVLRGVEANIVNDNGDIDLTEADIDYGGLQIVMVALHPYLGYEHQGEEKNTKVLIKALKTKRINIIAHPGNPKYPIKVKEMVAAAKEHGVLIEINNSSDHSRPGSSDKCLEFAKEVKRAGWKVILGSDSHIASMVGKFDLALKLCKEAGLGPDDIINTSEYLIKKYVLERK, from the coding sequence GTGAAAAAACTTCCAATAATTGCAGACTTCCATGTCCACACAATATCTTCGGGCCATGCTTATTCGACCCTTCAAGAATATGTAGACCAGGCAAAAAAGATAGGGCTTCGATATATCGCGATCACGGATCATGGGCCTGCAATGCCGGGAGGCCCACATATTTACCATTTCAACAACATGAAAATGATACCAAAAGAAATTGATGGCATCAAAGTGTTGCGCGGGGTAGAAGCGAATATAGTAAATGATAATGGAGATATCGATCTTACTGAAGCCGATATCGATTATGGGGGCTTGCAAATTGTAATGGTCGCGCTGCATCCGTATTTAGGTTATGAGCACCAGGGCGAAGAAAAAAATACTAAAGTCTTGATAAAAGCTCTTAAAACCAAACGTATAAATATTATTGCCCATCCCGGAAATCCCAAATATCCGATCAAAGTCAAAGAGATGGTTGCCGCGGCAAAAGAGCATGGCGTCTTGATCGAGATCAATAACAGTTCCGACCATTCACGGCCGGGCAGTTCCGATAAGTGTTTGGAATTCGCGAAAGAAGTAAAAAGAGCCGGCTGGAAGGTTATTTTGGGTAGTGATTCCCATATTGCAAGCATGGTAGGAAAGTTCGATTTAGCTCTTAAACTTTGTAAAGAAGCAGGGCTTGGTCCTGATGATATTATTAATACTTCGGAATATCTGATCAAGAAATATGTTTTGGAGAGAAAATAA
- a CDS encoding YebC/PmpR family DNA-binding transcriptional regulator, translated as MSGHSKWATIKRAKAKTDAARGKVFTKIIREITTAAKISGPDPKGNPRLRLAVEKAKAANMPNDNIKRAIDKAAGPDAIAMEEITYEGYGPAGVAILVETLTDNKNRTIGEIRNAFTKGGGNLGGSGSVSYIFKRSGSITYDKSKVDEDAISMEAIDAGADDIKSEESEIEIVTSPENFEKVRDALKAKGFEPLNAEITMVPSTTVKVTGDEAHKLMKLVEALEDLGDVQTVHSNFDIPDEIIQQEAK; from the coding sequence ATGTCAGGACACAGTAAATGGGCCACAATTAAGCGTGCTAAAGCTAAAACTGATGCGGCGCGAGGGAAAGTCTTCACAAAGATCATCCGTGAGATTACAACTGCCGCCAAGATCAGCGGGCCTGACCCTAAAGGTAATCCGCGTTTGAGGCTTGCAGTTGAAAAAGCAAAAGCCGCCAATATGCCGAATGATAACATCAAAAGGGCGATCGATAAGGCTGCTGGGCCTGATGCCATTGCAATGGAAGAAATTACTTATGAAGGCTATGGGCCAGCCGGTGTCGCTATCCTCGTTGAGACTCTTACCGATAACAAGAACAGGACAATAGGGGAAATAAGGAACGCTTTTACAAAAGGCGGGGGCAATTTAGGCGGTTCCGGGTCGGTTTCATATATATTTAAGAGATCAGGTTCTATTACATATGATAAGTCAAAAGTTGATGAGGATGCCATTTCCATGGAAGCGATCGATGCCGGAGCCGATGATATTAAATCCGAAGAAAGTGAAATAGAAATTGTAACTTCCCCTGAAAACTTTGAAAAAGTTAGGGATGCGCTGAAAGCCAAAGGGTTTGAACCATTAAACGCCGAGATCACAATGGTCCCGTCAACGACCGTCAAGGTTACAGGCGACGAAGCACATAAGCTTATGAAATTGGTTGAAGCCTTGGAAGACTTGGGCGACGTCCAAACGGTTCATTCAAACTTCGATATCCCGGACGAGATAATACAGCAAGAAGCAAAGTGA
- the hisF gene encoding imidazole glycerol phosphate synthase subunit HisF, which produces MLSKRIIPCLDVKEGRVVKGTKFIDLKDAGDPVELAALYDKEGADELVFLDITASHEKRYIMLEVVKKVSETIYIPFTVGGGIYDINTIREIISSGADKVSINTAAVKNPNFIKEASDIFGAQCIVLAIDAKRVGGLKLDWEVYTHGGRTPTGIDAVLWAKKGEGLGAGEILLTSMDRDGTKIGYDTELTAAIADAVQIPVIASGGAGTLDQIHEAFTKGHADAALLASLLHYKELSIKQIKDFLQNKGIVVRR; this is translated from the coding sequence ATGCTTAGCAAACGAATAATCCCTTGTCTCGATGTAAAAGAAGGCCGTGTCGTTAAAGGTACAAAATTCATCGATCTAAAAGATGCAGGAGATCCGGTCGAGTTGGCGGCCTTATATGACAAAGAAGGCGCGGATGAGCTTGTATTTCTTGATATAACAGCTTCGCATGAAAAAAGATATATCATGCTTGAGGTAGTTAAAAAAGTTTCCGAAACTATTTATATTCCATTCACGGTCGGCGGCGGGATCTACGATATCAATACAATCAGGGAAATAATTTCTTCGGGTGCCGATAAGGTTTCGATAAATACGGCGGCCGTCAAAAATCCAAATTTTATTAAAGAAGCTTCGGATATTTTCGGCGCGCAATGTATTGTCCTTGCTATCGACGCAAAAAGAGTTGGAGGTTTGAAATTGGATTGGGAAGTCTATACTCATGGAGGAAGAACGCCTACAGGAATTGACGCAGTTTTGTGGGCGAAAAAGGGTGAGGGGTTGGGTGCCGGGGAAATACTTTTAACCTCAATGGATCGCGATGGGACAAAGATCGGATATGATACCGAATTAACTGCAGCAATAGCTGACGCGGTACAGATTCCGGTTATTGCTTCCGGTGGCGCTGGAACACTTGACCAAATTCATGAGGCATTTACTAAAGGCCATGCCGATGCGGCGCTGCTCGCGTCACTTCTGCACTATAAAGAATTATCGATCAAACAGATCAAAGATTTTTTACAGAATAAGGGAATAGTGGTGAGAAGATGA
- a CDS encoding radical SAM protein: protein MKISSICPHFGEEPMISGTKGSGTIFFSGCTMRCVYCQNYQISQGQDTGYSMLDTVELADEMIKLQDVGTHNINLVSPTQYAKQIAESLEIAKSRGLKIPIVYNTNGYDKVSVLKMFDGLVDIYLPDIKYSNDQMGDDYSGVKNYVERNHEAIIEMYRQVGNLVLDDSDLPSLKLPSSAVALLRRTDRQAGIATKGLLIRHLVLPNGIAGSFDSLKFIASISKDIWLSIMAQYNPCNKAVGHPLLGRRITTQEYQQVLNWAEELGFENVMAQEHESAEIYLPDFNKNKPFESSSDI, encoded by the coding sequence GTGAAGATATCTTCTATCTGTCCTCACTTTGGCGAAGAGCCGATGATCTCGGGAACAAAAGGTTCCGGGACAATTTTCTTTTCAGGCTGCACTATGAGGTGCGTTTATTGTCAGAACTATCAGATATCGCAAGGGCAGGATACAGGATACTCGATGCTGGATACTGTAGAATTGGCTGATGAGATGATTAAGCTTCAGGACGTAGGCACCCACAATATAAATTTAGTTTCTCCAACACAATATGCGAAACAAATAGCCGAAAGCTTAGAGATTGCTAAGAGCCGCGGGCTCAAAATCCCAATAGTTTATAACACGAATGGGTACGATAAGGTTTCAGTTCTTAAGATGTTTGACGGCTTGGTTGATATTTATTTACCCGATATTAAATATTCAAACGATCAGATGGGTGACGATTACTCCGGTGTGAAAAATTATGTTGAGCGCAATCACGAAGCAATAATTGAAATGTATAGGCAAGTGGGGAACCTAGTTCTAGACGATAGCGACCTGCCTTCGCTTAAGCTTCCATCCTCCGCAGTAGCACTGCTACGGAGGACGGATCGGCAGGCAGGCATAGCTACAAAGGGACTTTTGATTCGTCACCTAGTTCTGCCTAACGGAATTGCGGGAAGTTTTGACTCTCTTAAATTCATTGCATCGATCTCAAAAGACATCTGGCTCTCTATCATGGCGCAATACAATCCATGCAATAAAGCAGTAGGGCATCCTCTATTGGGACGGCGAATTACAACACAGGAGTATCAACAAGTATTAAATTGGGCGGAAGAACTTGGTTTTGAAAATGTCATGGCGCAGGAGCATGAGAGTGCAGAAATTTATTTACCAGATTTTAACAAAAACAAGCCGTTTGAATCTAGTTCCGATATTTGA
- a CDS encoding STAS-like domain-containing protein, producing MKLLISKFGKMLMSRPAGKEALAAAKAYVLPKTAEKEIVLDFSGVDVLSPSWADEFISGIRNLYPGVIVSFVNTKNPSVEETLNILSK from the coding sequence ATGAAGCTTCTAATCAGTAAGTTCGGAAAAATGTTAATGTCAAGGCCTGCAGGAAAAGAAGCTCTTGCAGCTGCAAAAGCGTACGTATTGCCAAAAACAGCTGAAAAAGAGATTGTTTTGGATTTTTCCGGAGTAGATGTCCTGTCCCCATCATGGGCAGATGAGTTTATTTCAGGCATAAGGAACCTATATCCTGGTGTTATTGTTTCATTTGTAAATACAAAGAATCCTTCGGTTGAAGAAACATTGAATATTTTATCCAAGTGA